A section of the Rhizomicrobium sp. genome encodes:
- a CDS encoding DoxX family protein produces the protein MQEDIGKLVVRLGVGGLLLFHGIHKLLTGIADIKTMVVAHHLPDAVAYGVYAGEIVGPILVILGLFARLGGLLITANMIVAIVLAGTAMLFQLNAYGGYALELETFYLLGGLSVALLGAGRIGLNIGGNWN, from the coding sequence ATGCAGGAAGACATCGGCAAACTGGTGGTCCGGCTCGGCGTCGGCGGGCTGCTTTTGTTTCACGGCATTCACAAGCTTCTGACCGGCATCGCGGACATCAAGACGATGGTGGTGGCGCACCATCTGCCCGACGCGGTCGCCTATGGCGTCTATGCGGGCGAGATCGTCGGCCCGATCCTGGTGATCCTCGGCCTGTTCGCGCGGCTGGGCGGCCTGCTCATCACGGCCAACATGATCGTCGCCATCGTCCTGGCCGGCACCGCGATGCTCTTTCAGCTCAACGCCTATGGCGGCTATGCGCTGGAGCTGGAGACCTTCTACCTGCTCGGCGGCCTGTCGGTCGCGCTGCTCGGTGCCGGCCGGATCGGCCTGAACATCGGCGGCAACTGGAACTGA
- a CDS encoding PaaI family thioesterase translates to MELLAKAAREGVAPDVSALIAAVPYCAFLGLAARLDGTRVILEMPFDEKLIGNPVLPAIHGGVIGSLLETAAIVQTVWATKSAALPKPVDITIDYLRTGRPVASHASATLARQGRRVVNVHATMWQEDEAKPIAGLRGHFLLK, encoded by the coding sequence ATGGAGCTTCTCGCCAAAGCGGCGCGCGAAGGCGTCGCCCCCGATGTGAGCGCCCTGATCGCGGCGGTGCCCTATTGCGCCTTCCTCGGCCTGGCCGCGCGACTCGACGGGACGCGGGTGATCCTGGAAATGCCGTTCGACGAGAAGCTGATCGGCAATCCGGTGCTGCCGGCGATCCATGGCGGGGTGATCGGCTCGCTCCTGGAGACCGCGGCCATCGTGCAGACGGTGTGGGCGACCAAGAGCGCGGCGCTGCCCAAGCCGGTGGACATCACCATCGACTATCTGCGGACCGGCCGGCCGGTCGCGAGCCATGCGAGCGCGACGCTGGCGCGCCAGGGGCGCCGCGTGGTGAACGTCCACGCCACGATGTGGCAGGAGGACGAGGCGAAGCCCATCGCGGGACTGCGGGGGCATTTCTTGCTGAAATGA
- a CDS encoding UvrD-helicase domain-containing protein has product MSGFGNRYNDPLDDAFGGDDDRAPETQPVPREPPYFAGLNKEQREAVEAIDGPVLVLAGAGTGKTRVLTTRLAHILATRKAWPGQILSVTFTNKAAREMKERIGTLIGGVVEGMQWLGTFHSIGARMLRRHAELVGLKSNFTILDTDDQLRLMKQLIEAVGIDEKRWPARTLASTIDDWKNRGLSPGDVPEGEGHGYAFGKGRELYAQYQQRLKDLNAADFGDLLLHTLNILKGHADILADYRERFRYMLVDEYQDTNAVQYLWLKILATASGNVCVVGDDDQSIYGWRGAEVENILRFERDFPGAKVIRLERNYRSTPAILGAASGLIAANKGRLGKTLWTEGDAGEKIKVQGVWDAEEEARTIASDAEDLHRQGQAFGQMAILVRASFQMREFEDRFIALGLPYRVIGGPRFYERAEIRDAMAYLRLIAQGDDDLAFERIVNKPKRGIGDASVQALHTYARARAMPLLSAAREIAGTDELPPKARKALGELAANFSRWTDTARVIPHTELAEMVLDESGYTDMLKADKSAEAPGRLENLKEFVRSMESFESLAAFLEHVSLVMEIAQDETGDRINLMTLHAAKGLEFNTVFLPGWEEGLFPSQRTMDENGLAGLEEERRLAYVGLTRARQRIRVSFAANRRVHGSWQSALPSRFITELPEEHVETTVDEGFYGGSVGFRDNMNAGGFASTYDSPGWKRAQANRAASGGARTRPPLIEAQAHTIQTSDPESSHYARGDRIFHQKFGYGIVNAVEGNKLTVDFDKAGEKKVIDTFVTRG; this is encoded by the coding sequence ATGAGCGGTTTCGGCAACCGCTACAACGATCCCCTGGACGACGCTTTCGGCGGCGACGACGACCGCGCGCCCGAAACCCAGCCGGTTCCGCGCGAGCCGCCTTATTTCGCGGGTCTCAACAAGGAACAGCGCGAAGCCGTCGAGGCGATCGACGGACCCGTGCTGGTGCTGGCCGGCGCCGGCACCGGCAAGACCCGGGTCCTGACCACGCGCCTCGCCCATATCCTCGCGACGCGCAAGGCATGGCCGGGGCAGATCCTCAGCGTGACCTTCACCAACAAGGCGGCGCGCGAGATGAAGGAGCGCATCGGTACCCTCATCGGCGGCGTGGTCGAGGGCATGCAATGGCTCGGCACCTTCCATTCCATCGGGGCGCGGATGCTGCGGCGGCATGCCGAGCTCGTGGGGCTCAAGTCCAACTTCACCATCCTCGACACCGACGACCAGCTCCGCCTGATGAAGCAGCTCATCGAGGCCGTCGGCATCGACGAGAAGCGCTGGCCGGCGCGGACGCTCGCCTCGACCATCGACGACTGGAAGAACCGCGGCCTGTCGCCCGGCGACGTGCCGGAGGGCGAAGGGCACGGCTATGCCTTCGGCAAGGGGCGCGAGCTCTATGCGCAATACCAGCAGCGGCTGAAGGACCTGAACGCGGCGGATTTCGGCGACCTCTTGCTGCACACGCTGAACATCCTGAAGGGCCATGCGGACATCCTGGCCGATTATCGCGAGCGCTTCCGCTACATGCTGGTCGACGAGTACCAGGACACCAACGCGGTGCAGTATCTTTGGCTGAAGATCCTCGCGACCGCGTCCGGCAATGTCTGCGTCGTGGGCGACGACGACCAGTCGATCTATGGCTGGCGCGGCGCGGAGGTCGAGAACATCCTGCGCTTCGAGCGCGACTTTCCGGGCGCGAAAGTGATCCGGCTGGAGCGCAATTACCGCTCGACCCCGGCGATCCTGGGCGCCGCCTCGGGGCTGATCGCGGCGAACAAGGGACGGCTCGGCAAGACGCTGTGGACCGAGGGCGATGCCGGGGAGAAGATCAAGGTCCAGGGCGTGTGGGACGCCGAGGAAGAGGCGCGGACCATCGCGAGCGACGCGGAGGACCTGCACCGCCAGGGCCAGGCCTTCGGGCAGATGGCCATCCTGGTGCGCGCCTCGTTCCAGATGCGCGAATTCGAGGACCGCTTCATCGCGCTCGGCCTGCCCTATCGGGTGATCGGCGGCCCGCGCTTCTATGAGCGCGCGGAAATCCGCGACGCGATGGCTTATCTGCGGCTGATCGCGCAGGGCGACGACGATCTCGCCTTCGAGCGCATCGTCAACAAGCCCAAGCGCGGCATCGGCGACGCCTCGGTGCAGGCGCTGCACACCTATGCGCGGGCGCGGGCGATGCCGCTGCTGTCGGCGGCGCGCGAGATCGCCGGCACCGACGAGCTGCCGCCCAAGGCACGCAAGGCGCTCGGCGAGCTGGCGGCGAATTTTTCGCGCTGGACCGACACGGCGCGGGTCATTCCGCATACGGAGCTTGCCGAGATGGTGCTCGACGAGTCGGGCTATACCGACATGCTGAAGGCCGACAAGTCGGCGGAGGCGCCGGGGCGGCTGGAGAATCTGAAGGAATTCGTCCGCTCGATGGAGAGTTTCGAGTCGCTGGCGGCGTTCCTGGAGCATGTCTCGCTGGTGATGGAGATCGCGCAGGACGAGACCGGCGACCGCATCAACCTGATGACGCTGCATGCGGCGAAGGGGCTGGAGTTCAACACCGTGTTCCTGCCGGGCTGGGAGGAAGGGCTGTTCCCTTCGCAGCGGACCATGGACGAGAACGGGCTGGCGGGGCTGGAGGAGGAGCGGCGGCTCGCCTATGTCGGGCTGACGCGGGCGCGCCAGCGCATCCGGGTGTCGTTCGCGGCGAACCGTCGGGTGCATGGGAGCTGGCAGAGCGCCCTGCCCTCGCGCTTCATCACCGAGCTGCCGGAGGAGCATGTCGAGACCACGGTGGACGAAGGTTTTTACGGCGGCAGCGTGGGCTTCCGCGACAACATGAATGCCGGCGGCTTCGCCTCGACCTATGACAGCCCGGGGTGGAAGCGGGCGCAGGCCAATCGCGCCGCGAGCGGCGGGGCGCGGACGCGGCCGCCGCTGATCGAGGCGCAGGCGCACACGATCCAGACCTCCGATCCGGAGTCGTCGCACTACGCGCGCGGCGACCGCATCTTCCACCAGAAATTCGGGTACGGCATCGTGAACGCGGTGGAAGGCAACAAGCTCACGGTGGATTTCGACAAGGCCGGCGAGAAGAAGGTGATCGATACGTTTGTGACAAGGGGATAG
- a CDS encoding GIY-YIG nuclease family protein, with protein MSKTYYIYILASQRNGTLYVGVTNDLVRRVWEHREGLVDGFTKTYGVKTLVYFEMHGDIAQAIAREKRLKRYKREWKINLIQQGNVEWCDLYETLF; from the coding sequence ATGTCGAAGACCTATTACATCTACATCCTGGCGAGCCAGCGCAACGGCACGCTCTATGTCGGCGTGACGAACGATCTCGTTCGCCGCGTCTGGGAACACCGCGAAGGTTTGGTTGATGGGTTTACGAAGACGTACGGCGTGAAGACGCTGGTCTACTTCGAAATGCACGGCGACATCGCTCAGGCGATCGCGCGCGAGAAGCGTCTCAAGAGATACAAGCGCGAATGGAAGATAAATCTGATCCAGCAAGGCAATGTCGAGTGGTGTGATCTATACGAGACGCTGTTCTAA
- a CDS encoding catalase, whose protein sequence is MAKASKRTAKVKATGGTARYGEIEVARGAGGETHQTAGEDGEVLTTAQGAPISDDQNSLKAGLRGPALLEDFVLREKVFHFDHERIPERVVHARGFGAHGFFETYESLADITRADIFQRAGEKTPAFVRFSTVAGNKGSADLARDVRGFAVKLYTKEGNWDIVGNNIPVFFIQDAMKFPDLIHAAKDEPDRGFPQAQTAHDNFWDFISLSPESMHMVMWIMSDRTIPRAFRFMEGFGVHTFRLVDADGKSTFVKFHWKPKLGLQSVVWNEAVKINGADPDFHRRDMWDAIQMRDFPEWELGLQLFDEDFTDKFGFDVLDATKLIPEEEVPVRIVGRLVLNRCVDNFFAETEQVAFCTQNIVPGVDFSNDPLLQGRNFSYLDTQIKRLGSPNFTHLPINAPKCPFANFQQDGHMAMRNPVGRVNYEPNSWGAGPREAPATGFRTVSEPMTGSKERLRSESFADHYSQARQFYASQTEIEQVHIGKALVFELSKVDRVEIRARMVAHLLNIDEGLAQTVADGLGLAELPDAADAAVAPRDDLEPSDALSIVKRGAPSFKGRKVGALVTDGVDAGLLKALRVVLKKEGALLKIVAPKIGGVTDSAGELVPADEKIDGGPSVVFDAVVLLPSEDGVAALAALPPARDFVADAFAHCKFIAYGTATGPLLEKAGIAAALDEGCIPLAKPKDAASFVDACRKLRFWPRELAMPK, encoded by the coding sequence ATGGCGAAGGCGTCCAAGCGCACGGCCAAAGTGAAGGCGACAGGCGGAACGGCCCGCTATGGCGAGATCGAGGTCGCACGCGGCGCCGGCGGCGAGACGCACCAGACGGCGGGCGAGGACGGGGAGGTCCTGACCACGGCGCAGGGCGCGCCGATCTCCGACGACCAGAATTCGCTGAAAGCCGGCTTGCGCGGCCCGGCGCTGCTCGAAGATTTCGTCCTGCGCGAGAAAGTATTCCATTTCGATCACGAACGCATTCCGGAGCGCGTGGTGCACGCGCGCGGCTTCGGCGCCCATGGCTTCTTCGAGACTTATGAATCGCTCGCCGACATCACCCGCGCCGACATCTTCCAGCGCGCCGGCGAGAAGACCCCGGCCTTTGTGCGCTTCTCCACTGTCGCCGGCAACAAGGGCTCGGCCGATCTGGCGCGCGACGTACGCGGCTTCGCGGTGAAGCTCTACACCAAGGAGGGAAACTGGGACATCGTCGGCAACAACATCCCGGTGTTCTTCATCCAGGACGCGATGAAATTCCCCGACCTGATCCACGCCGCCAAGGATGAGCCGGATCGCGGCTTCCCGCAGGCGCAGACCGCGCATGACAATTTCTGGGATTTTATCTCGCTATCCCCCGAGTCCATGCACATGGTCATGTGGATCATGTCGGACCGCACCATCCCGCGCGCCTTCCGCTTCATGGAAGGCTTCGGCGTGCACACTTTCCGGCTGGTCGACGCCGATGGAAAATCCACCTTCGTGAAATTCCACTGGAAGCCGAAGCTCGGCCTGCAATCGGTGGTGTGGAACGAGGCGGTCAAGATCAACGGCGCCGATCCCGATTTCCACCGCCGCGACATGTGGGACGCGATCCAGATGCGCGACTTCCCCGAATGGGAGCTCGGCCTGCAGCTGTTCGACGAGGATTTCACGGACAAATTCGGCTTCGACGTGCTCGACGCCACCAAGCTCATCCCGGAGGAGGAGGTGCCGGTGCGCATCGTCGGCCGCCTCGTGCTCAACCGCTGCGTCGACAATTTCTTCGCCGAGACCGAGCAGGTCGCGTTCTGCACCCAGAACATTGTGCCGGGCGTCGATTTCTCGAACGATCCGCTGCTGCAGGGGCGCAACTTCTCCTATCTCGACACCCAGATAAAGCGCCTGGGCAGCCCCAACTTCACCCACCTGCCCATCAACGCGCCCAAATGCCCCTTCGCCAATTTCCAGCAGGACGGACACATGGCGATGCGCAATCCGGTGGGCCGCGTGAACTATGAGCCGAATTCCTGGGGCGCCGGCCCGCGCGAAGCGCCCGCCACCGGCTTTCGCACCGTGAGCGAACCCATGACCGGATCCAAGGAGCGTCTGCGCAGCGAAAGCTTCGCCGACCATTACAGCCAGGCGCGCCAGTTCTATGCCAGCCAGACGGAGATCGAGCAGGTCCATATCGGCAAGGCGCTGGTGTTCGAGCTGTCCAAGGTCGACCGCGTCGAGATCCGCGCGCGGATGGTGGCGCATCTCCTCAATATCGACGAAGGCCTGGCGCAGACGGTGGCGGACGGCCTCGGCCTCGCCGAATTGCCCGACGCCGCCGATGCCGCCGTCGCGCCGCGTGACGATCTCGAACCCTCCGACGCGCTCAGCATCGTCAAGCGCGGTGCGCCCTCCTTCAAGGGCCGCAAGGTCGGCGCGCTCGTCACCGATGGCGTCGATGCCGGCCTGCTCAAGGCGCTGCGCGTGGTCTTGAAGAAGGAAGGCGCGCTGCTCAAGATCGTGGCGCCCAAGATCGGCGGCGTGACCGACAGCGCCGGCGAGCTCGTGCCGGCCGACGAGAAGATCGACGGCGGCCCCTCCGTGGTGTTCGATGCGGTTGTCCTGTTGCCGTCGGAAGACGGCGTCGCCGCGCTCGCGGCGCTGCCGCCGGCCCGCGATTTCGTGGCGGACGCCTTCGCGCATTGCAAATTCATCGCCTATGGCACCGCCACCGGCCCCCTGCTGGAGAAGGCCGGCATCGCCGCCGCGCTGGACGAGGGCTGCATCCCGCTCGCCAAGCCGAAGGACGCGGCGTCGTTCGTGGACGCCTGCCGCAAACTGCGCTTCTGGCCGCGCGAACTGGCGATGCCGAAATAG
- a CDS encoding 50S ribosomal protein L11 methyltransferase, which produces MSNPPLWKASVTLAKELAGDVCAALELSPPTPQAVLIAEEPFAADATVEALYTEAPDAALLSAITGHTIAVAPLPDQDWIRLSQEGLPPVRAGRFFVYGAHDAGTVPPGVVALKIEAGMAFGTGHHETTALCLAALSDLAKRRRFARVLDLGCGTGLLAIAAAKLWRRRVLATDIDPDAIAVTRENAAANGAAPLVRAALADGLTNPTIAAGAPYDLIVANILASPLTQLAPSIARALGKGGTLVLSGLLKWQENLVVSFYLPHGLVLRARHRDGPWSALVLERPRA; this is translated from the coding sequence ATGAGCAATCCCCCGCTTTGGAAGGCCAGCGTCACGCTGGCGAAGGAATTGGCCGGCGACGTCTGCGCGGCGCTCGAACTCAGCCCGCCGACGCCGCAGGCGGTGCTGATCGCCGAAGAGCCTTTCGCGGCGGATGCCACGGTGGAGGCGCTCTATACCGAGGCGCCGGACGCGGCGCTGCTCTCGGCCATCACCGGCCACACGATCGCGGTGGCGCCGCTGCCGGACCAGGACTGGATCCGGCTGAGCCAGGAGGGCCTGCCGCCGGTCCGGGCGGGGCGGTTCTTCGTCTATGGCGCGCATGATGCGGGGACGGTGCCGCCGGGAGTCGTGGCGCTGAAGATCGAGGCCGGGATGGCGTTCGGCACCGGCCATCACGAGACCACGGCGCTGTGCCTCGCGGCGCTCAGCGATCTGGCCAAGCGGCGCCGGTTTGCGCGGGTGCTCGACCTCGGCTGCGGCACGGGGCTGCTCGCCATCGCGGCGGCCAAGTTGTGGCGGCGACGGGTGCTGGCGACCGATATCGATCCGGACGCCATCGCGGTGACGCGGGAGAATGCGGCGGCCAATGGCGCGGCACCGCTGGTCCGCGCGGCGCTGGCCGACGGACTGACCAATCCCACCATCGCGGCAGGGGCGCCTTACGACCTGATCGTCGCCAATATCCTGGCGAGCCCGCTGACCCAGCTCGCGCCCTCCATCGCCCGGGCGCTGGGCAAGGGCGGAACGCTGGTGCTGTCCGGATTGCTGAAATGGCAGGAGAATCTTGTGGTCTCGTTCTACCTGCCCCATGGCCTGGTCTTGCGCGCACGCCATCGCGACGGGCCGTGGAGCGCGCTGGTTTTGGAGCGGCCGCGCGCTTAA
- a CDS encoding VOC family protein: protein MHDRDREDAFYRTLLGFRPYWWGGAEGKGAEWISLLVPDGTDWLEYMVQQGPPDHGIPDAMSGTIAGVLDHFSLGVANIRDAVTLLTATERPGRNDGPKTGRDGTWQYNLYDPDGTRAEIMEFHAVAKPCCSPFTAGDP, encoded by the coding sequence GTGCACGACCGCGACAGGGAGGATGCGTTCTATCGCACGCTGCTCGGCTTCCGGCCCTATTGGTGGGGCGGCGCGGAGGGCAAGGGCGCGGAGTGGATCTCGCTGCTGGTGCCGGACGGCACCGACTGGCTCGAATACATGGTGCAGCAGGGCCCGCCCGACCATGGCATCCCGGACGCGATGAGTGGGACGATCGCCGGCGTACTCGATCACTTCTCGCTCGGCGTGGCGAATATCCGCGATGCGGTGACGCTGCTGACGGCGACGGAGCGTCCGGGCCGGAATGACGGGCCGAAGACCGGGCGCGACGGCACGTGGCAATACAACCTCTACGACCCGGACGGCACCCGCGCCGAGATCATGGAGTTCCATGCGGTGGCCAAGCCGTGCTGCTCGCCGTTCACGGCGGGGGACCCGTAA
- a CDS encoding PaaI family thioesterase, translating into MSDTPSERFQQAISAQGGTAFLNALGAIVVEAVPGRSVMRLPYAPHLVGNPETGVVHGGAITGLLDQACGMAVGSALSLRPPEDGGMRSIATLDLRIDYLKAAKPGADITVEAECVKITRQIVFARGRAFQESEGEPIALATAAFMITDLKPG; encoded by the coding sequence ATGAGCGATACCCCCAGCGAGCGGTTCCAGCAGGCGATCTCCGCGCAGGGCGGGACGGCTTTCCTGAACGCGCTGGGCGCGATCGTGGTCGAGGCGGTGCCGGGCCGCAGCGTCATGCGCCTGCCCTATGCGCCGCACCTTGTCGGCAATCCGGAGACCGGCGTGGTCCATGGCGGGGCGATCACCGGCCTGCTCGACCAGGCCTGCGGCATGGCGGTCGGCTCGGCGCTCAGCCTGCGCCCGCCGGAGGATGGCGGGATGCGGAGCATCGCGACGCTCGATCTTCGGATCGACTACCTCAAGGCGGCAAAGCCCGGCGCCGACATCACGGTGGAGGCCGAATGCGTGAAGATCACGCGCCAGATCGTGTTCGCGCGCGGCCGCGCCTTCCAGGAAAGCGAAGGCGAGCCCATCGCGCTCGCCACCGCGGCCTTCATGATCACCGACCTCAAGCCGGGCTGA
- a CDS encoding TetR/AcrR family transcriptional regulator — translation MDSSLLKPVLRPEPLGKREQTKVQNRELILDAARKVFAELGFGATTVRDIIRATPLASGTFYNYFKSKEEVFQAIQDELALTIRPRLRDERRKARTVEEFISSTFRTFLEFMAEDHMAVRTIRHSADTTRFRVHTPEIVAGFEELREDIEKAIQEGLFPPIDADYLMAAIVGVAFEVGERMVQREKRDPVAAANFATALFIGGIRTLPNADRPATETGTA, via the coding sequence ATGGATTCGTCACTCCTGAAGCCCGTCCTCCGTCCCGAGCCGCTCGGCAAGCGCGAGCAGACCAAGGTGCAGAACCGGGAGCTGATCCTGGACGCCGCCCGCAAGGTCTTCGCCGAGCTCGGCTTCGGCGCCACCACGGTGCGCGACATCATCCGCGCCACCCCGCTCGCCTCGGGGACCTTCTACAACTACTTCAAATCCAAGGAGGAAGTGTTCCAGGCGATCCAGGACGAGCTGGCGCTGACGATCCGGCCGCGCCTGCGCGACGAGCGCCGCAAGGCCAGGACGGTGGAGGAGTTCATCTCCTCGACCTTCCGCACCTTCCTGGAGTTCATGGCCGAAGACCACATGGCCGTCCGCACCATCCGCCACAGCGCCGACACCACGAGGTTCCGCGTCCACACGCCCGAGATCGTCGCCGGCTTCGAGGAGCTGCGCGAGGACATCGAGAAGGCGATCCAGGAGGGCCTGTTCCCGCCGATCGACGCCGACTACCTGATGGCCGCCATCGTCGGCGTCGCCTTCGAGGTCGGCGAGCGCATGGTCCAGCGCGAGAAGCGCGATCCCGTGGCGGCCGCCAATTTCGCCACCGCGCTGTTCATCGGCGGCATCCGCACCCTGCCCAACGCCGATCGCCCGGCGACCGAGACGGGCACGGCGTGA
- a CDS encoding NADPH:quinone oxidoreductase family protein, which produces MKAILCRALGDDIGALTLEDVDLPPSGPGQARVRIRAAAVNFPDILTVQGKYQHKPDLPFIPGTEAAGDVVAVSEGVSNVGIGDRVIVGGLGCYAEEIQVPAVGLRPIPKGIAYAEAASFTVAYLTAYVALVRRARLEAGEWLLVHGAAGGVGLAAVDLGKHLGAKVIATASTGTKRAFLKDYGADHVFPSSGFREQVKALTGGEGANVIYDPVGGDVFDESTRCIAFDGRILIIGFTSGRIPSIGVNMPLIKGYSILGVRAGEYGRKFPEKGRQNMFAITKLLAEKKIRPHIHARFPLAQAVDAMRTLQDRSVIGKVVIEP; this is translated from the coding sequence GTGAAGGCCATCCTCTGCCGCGCGCTCGGCGACGACATCGGCGCGTTGACGCTCGAAGACGTCGACCTGCCGCCCTCTGGGCCGGGCCAGGCGCGGGTGCGCATCCGCGCCGCGGCGGTGAACTTCCCCGATATCCTGACCGTCCAGGGCAAGTACCAGCACAAGCCGGACCTGCCCTTCATCCCCGGCACCGAAGCCGCCGGCGACGTCGTCGCGGTGAGCGAGGGCGTGTCGAATGTCGGGATCGGTGACCGCGTGATCGTCGGCGGTCTCGGCTGCTACGCCGAGGAGATCCAGGTCCCGGCGGTGGGCCTGCGTCCGATCCCCAAGGGCATCGCCTATGCCGAGGCGGCGAGCTTCACCGTCGCCTATCTCACGGCTTACGTCGCGCTGGTCCGCCGCGCCCGGCTGGAGGCCGGCGAATGGCTTCTGGTGCACGGCGCCGCCGGCGGCGTCGGCCTCGCGGCGGTCGATCTCGGCAAGCATCTGGGCGCCAAGGTCATCGCCACCGCCTCGACCGGGACCAAGCGGGCCTTCCTCAAGGACTACGGCGCCGACCATGTCTTTCCCTCATCCGGCTTCCGCGAGCAGGTGAAGGCGCTGACCGGCGGCGAGGGCGCCAATGTGATCTACGATCCCGTCGGCGGCGACGTGTTCGACGAGAGCACGCGCTGCATCGCCTTCGACGGCCGTATCCTGATCATCGGCTTCACCAGCGGCCGCATCCCCTCCATCGGCGTGAACATGCCGCTGATCAAGGGCTATTCGATCCTGGGCGTGCGCGCCGGCGAATACGGCCGCAAATTCCCCGAGAAGGGCCGCCAGAACATGTTCGCGATCACGAAACTTCTGGCCGAAAAGAAAATCCGTCCGCACATCCATGCGCGGTTTCCGCTCGCGCAGGCCGTCGATGCGATGCGCACGCTCCAGGACCGCAGCGTGATCGGCAAAGTGGTGATCGAACCCTAG